In the Takifugu flavidus isolate HTHZ2018 chromosome 11, ASM371156v2, whole genome shotgun sequence genome, one interval contains:
- the lbx1a gene encoding transcription factor LBX1a, which produces MTSREDATCPVEQEERRRSPLDQLPPPANSNKPLTPFSIEDILNKPSGRRSFSLHGTAQHGSRAEKLPSAGYSLSGRPLLSQSSPLCALEELASKTFKGLEVSVLQAAEGRDGMTLFGQRNTPKKRRKSRTAFTNHQIYELEKRFLYQKYLSPADRDQIAQQLGLTNAQVITWFQNRRAKLKRDLEEMKADVESAKAAGNVAFEKLTKLAELEKCAAGVMGGGTVSIPGYTDPEQASSVAPRHTTVDVASQRPQLSPPSTQSSWHTARLDIQCCSEDEDEEIDVDD; this is translated from the exons ATGACCTCTAGGGAGGACGCGACGTGCCCGGTggaacaggaggagagaaggcgCAGTCCGCTGGATCAGCTTCCTCCGCCGGCGAACTCCAACAAGCCGCTGACGCCTTTCAGCATCGAAGACATCCTTAACAAGCCGTCCGGTCGACGAAGCTTCTCCCTGCACGGAACAGCACAGCACGGCTCCCGAGCAGAGAAGCTGCCGTCGGCGGGCTACAGCCTGTCAGGGCGGCCGCTGCTCAGCCAAAGTTCCCCGCTGTGCGcgctggaggagctggccaGCAAGACCTTTAAAGGCCTGGAGGTGAGCGTCCTGCAGGCGGCTGAAG gCCGAGATGGGATGACTCTCTTCGGCCAGAGGAACACACCTAAGAAGCGTCGGAAGTCGCGCACAGCGTTTACCAACCACCAGATCTACGAGCTGGAGAAGCGCTTCTTGTACCAAAAGTACCTGAGTCCGGCGGACCGGGACCAGATCGCCCAGCAGCTCGGTCTGACCAACGCGCAGGTCATCACCTGGTTCCAGAACCGACGGGCCAAACTCAAGCGGgacctggaggagatgaaggcgGACGTGGAGTCCGCGAAGGCTGCGGGCAATGTTGCTTTTGAGAAGCTCACCAAGCTCGCCGAGCTGGAGAAATGCGCAGCTGGGGTTATGGGTGGGGGGACCGTTTCAATACCAGGCTACACAGACCCTGAACAGGCGTCCTCCGTGGCCCCCCGTCACACCACGGTGGATGTCGCCTCCCAAAGGCCCCAGTTGTCGCCTCCGTCCACTCAGTCTTCGTGGCACACGGCTCGACTGGACATTCAGTGCTGCTCGGAAGACGAAGATGAAGAGATTGACGTGGATGACTGA